GGTCTGCTGCAGACGCTGCACCAGGGCGCGCTGCATATTCTGCGCCGTCAACGGCTGTTGATTCTCATACAGGCCGGCAAACCAGCCGAACGCCACGCCGCCAACCCGGCGCTGCAGCACCAGCACGTCACGCGGCGCTTCGCGGCGGAGGATATCGCTCTCCAGCAGGGTGCGAAAATCGGGCGCGGCGAAGTCGCGGTTGCCGGTTTTAATCAGATAACGCGTGACGCTCTCCGGCAGCCGCCGCGCCTGCGGCAGGCCGGCGTCGATCAGCTGCTGACGCGACAGCCTCTGCGCGCTGACCACTTCGCCCAGCAGGCGCGCCTCGCCGGCGGCGGGCTGCGAGAGGGTAAAAAGCGTGACCGGCTGCGGCCAGAAATGGCGTAACCCCTGCCACGCCAGCAGCAACAGCAGCAGTAAAAAAGCCAACAGGCTAAAGGTGACCGCGCCGGCCGTCAGCCAGCGCCAGCGATCGTTTTGACGTAGCGCCTTCATCCCTGTCCCTCAGATTGTCCATAACGGCGGCGCAGACGCTGCCGCACCACTTCCGCCAGCGTATTCAGCACCAGCGTAAACAGCAGCAGCACCAGCGCGCTGAGAAACAGGATGCGGTAGTGGGCGCTGCCTGCCGCCGCTTCCGGCATCTCTACGGCGATATTGGCGGAAAGCGCGCGCACGCCGTGAAACAGATCGCCTTCGGCGACCGGGGTGTTGCCGGTCGCCATCAGCACAATCATGGTCTCTCCCACCGCGCGGCCAAGGCCTATCATCAGCGCGGCGAAAATGCCGGAGGCGGCGCTCGGCAGAATGACGCGCGACAGCGTCTGCCAGGCAGTGGCGCCCAGCGCCAGCGACCCCTGCCCCAGCGCGGTCGGTACGCTAAAGATCGCGTCCTCGGCCAGGGTAAAGATCAGCGGCACCAGCGCGAAGCCCATCGCCACAGCGGCAATCAGCAGGTTGCGCTGCTCGTAGCCGCCGGGCAGCCGATCCGCCAGCGGCGCGCCCCACAGCGCCTGGTCAGCCAGCGGCGTCAGCCAGAGGCAGAGCGCGCTTACCAGCAGCAGTAGCGGGATAAGCAGCCAGACTTCCCGCCCCGGCGTCGGCCGCCAGCGCACCGGCAGACGCCGCTGCAGCGGCCCGCACAGCAGCAGCGCCGCCGTCAGGGCAAACGGCAGCAGCAGCGCGCCGGAGAGACGTGTGGCGATATGCGGTGCCAGCCACAGGCTGGCAAACAGCCCGACCACCACGCTCGGCAGCGCGCCCATCATCTCAATGGCGGGCTTGATCCAGCGGCGCAGCGCGGGCGACATAAACCAGGCGGTGTAGATCGCCGCCGCGATCGCCAGCGGCGCGGCGAACAGCATCGCCAGCGCCGCCGCCTTCAGCGTGCCGGCGACCATCGGCATCAGGCTGAACTTCGCCTGATAAGGCTCTTCGACCGCTGTTGATTGCCAGACCCAGTCCGGCTGCGGATAGTTTTCATACCAGACTTTCTGCCACAGGCTACGCAGGCTGACATCGGGCCAGGGGTTATCGATGCGCCAGTATTGCCAGCTGTCGGCGCGCTCGATCAGCAGACCGTCGCCCTGCGGCGCGAAGCGCGCCTGGGCTATTCCCGCCCCCAGCAGGT
This DNA window, taken from Mixta gaviniae, encodes the following:
- a CDS encoding ABC transporter permease subunit; protein product: MIDNHIPVHYSNRSRRFVDRLTARVISACGIGVLLVMMLLFVWLLWVVMPLFATPSMQPGLRHPALSTHPAVALGVRGDWGWRIDAQGAGRFFPLGGAQPEPPLTLARGPVTAATTADNSSVLLLQPDGNFRLVQPDFSAADGQPRWKFPLGDRLFSGLSDGLTMAALAAVDEKSWLAALSDGQHIRLLRLQNGQPAQSDTLASGPVEQLLLTPNGKLLFASSGDRLRVWRLDGGEVTLRDSIALAHAPKQMALLSGGRSLLIADESGISQWFDIADEQGLHLHRIRNFTGARMQALLITEPQRRVFATLSAAGEFSLFASKRDGAFFHHLLGAGIAQARFAPQGDGLLIERADSWQYWRIDNPWPDVSLRSLWQKVWYENYPQPDWVWQSTAVEEPYQAKFSLMPMVAGTLKAAALAMLFAAPLAIAAAIYTAWFMSPALRRWIKPAIEMMGALPSVVVGLFASLWLAPHIATRLSGALLLPFALTAALLLCGPLQRRLPVRWRPTPGREVWLLIPLLLLVSALCLWLTPLADQALWGAPLADRLPGGYEQRNLLIAAVAMGFALVPLIFTLAEDAIFSVPTALGQGSLALGATAWQTLSRVILPSAASGIFAALMIGLGRAVGETMIVLMATGNTPVAEGDLFHGVRALSANIAVEMPEAAAGSAHYRILFLSALVLLLFTLVLNTLAEVVRQRLRRRYGQSEGQG